From Helicoverpa armigera isolate CAAS_96S chromosome 19, ASM3070526v1, whole genome shotgun sequence, one genomic window encodes:
- the LOC110373541 gene encoding uncharacterized protein LOC110373541, translated as MPRKPCYWTRKLELELVAFVRERDYIWRPVGNTNHHIQQKYKAYAEFAARLGRGFTARSVRDRWVNIRSTFNHNHRRVERSKLKANTAADIYVPCWPLWNPLQFLKDVCKREDLNYEKFEPAASDFKEFSSIQVKKEQQSELENDFELNIRQRSQRTDRPLRKPRVMKKSNRKSKCKQVIDDLLMAMKPMVSEPLPDQSYWFFGKHITERLNCMRRIDAESACHDILNLLNEWQQDDPT; from the exons ATGCCTCGCAAACCATGTTATTGGACGCGAAAGTTAGAATTAGAGTTAGTTGCGTTTGTTCGAGAAAGGGATTACATATGGCGCCCCGTCGGCAACACAAATCACCATATTCAGCAGAAATACAAAGCTTACGCTGAGTTTGCAGCTAGACTGGGCCGTGGATTTACTG CTCGCTCTGTCCGTGATCGTTGGGTGAACATCAGGAGTACTTTCAACCACAATCATCGCAGAGTGGAAAGGTCCAAGCTCAAAGCGAACACTGCGGCTGACATATACGTTCCATGCTGGCCTTTGTGGAACCCTTTGCAGTTCTTAAAAGATGTTTGTAAGCGGGAAGATCTGAATTATGAG AAATTTGAACCTGCTGCCAGTGATTTCAAAGAATTCTCAAGTATTCAAGTTAAAAAAGAACAACAGTCAGAAttagaaaatgattttgaattaaatattcgCCAGAGAAGTCAGCGCACAGATAGACCACTTCGCAAACCAAGAGTTATGAAAAAAAGcaatagaaaatcaaaatgCAAGCAGGTTATCGATGACCTTCTCATGGCTATGAAGCCTATGGTTTCTGAACCATTACCAGATCAGAGCTACTGGTTTTTCGGGAAACATATTACGGAAAGACTGAATTGTATGAGGAGGATTGATGCTGAAAGTGCATGTCATGATATCTTGAATCTGTTAAATGAATGGCAGCAAGATGATCCAACGTAA